The proteins below are encoded in one region of Deltaproteobacteria bacterium:
- a CDS encoding glycosyltransferase has translation PHPPEISFVSDQRLERLYNTADLFVHCSEVELEGMAVLEAMSCGLPVLVADSPESAAARLALGPEFRFTSGDPTDLAARIDHHVEHAGELAAARERTYAAAQAYAFEASAARLVEVYHRVLDRGRGAAVAPSRIAAAG, from the coding sequence CCGCACCCGCCCGAGATCAGCTTCGTCTCGGACCAGCGGCTCGAGCGGCTGTACAACACCGCCGACCTCTTCGTACACTGCAGCGAGGTCGAGCTCGAAGGCATGGCGGTGCTCGAGGCCATGAGCTGCGGCTTGCCGGTGCTCGTCGCCGACAGCCCGGAGAGCGCCGCTGCCCGGCTCGCCCTCGGTCCGGAGTTCCGCTTCACGAGCGGCGACCCGACCGACCTCGCGGCCCGCATCGACCACCACGTCGAGCATGCCGGCGAGCTCGCGGCCGCGCGCGAGCGCACCTACGCGGCGGCGCAGGCCTATGCCTTCGAGGCGAGCGCGGCGCGGCTCGTCGAGGTCTACCATCGCGTGCTCGACCGCGGGCGCGGGGCGGCGGTCGCGCCGAGCCGGATCGCCGCGGCCGGCTGA